From the genome of Methanoregula boonei 6A8:
CTCTGCGGGGCGGCAACCTGACAAGGACCGTTCCTGCGGCAGTTCAGGAGATCTGGAACGAAGCCCCGGTGAAACGATCGCCGGCGGAATGGGCCCTGCGCTGGATCTGGAATCATCCTGCGGTTACGGTTGTCCTTTCCGGGATGAACGATGAGTCACACATCAAAGAGAACCTTGCAATCGCAGATACGGCAACTCCCGGTTCGCTCACCGCGGCAGAACTCAGTCTTGTCCAACGGGTGGAAAAAAAGTACCGCGAGCTCTTGAAAGTGGGCTGTACCGGCTGCCAGTACTGCATGCCCTGCCCGCAGGGCGTCAATATCCCGCTCTGTTTTGAGCAGTACAACAATCTGTACCTGACCGGCAATACCGATGGGGAAAAATTCATGTACGCCGCACGGCTGGGCGGTGCGGTCGGGCTTGGGACGCCCGCGTATGCATCGTTGTGCGTGCAGTGCGGAGAGTGCGCTGAAAAATGTCCCCAGCACCTTGAGATCCCAACGCTTCTTGAATCCGTGGTAAAAGAGCTCGAAGGGCCTGGGTTTGAGGAACGGGTGGCCATGGCACGGCAGATGTTCAAACAGGCAGGTCAACAGGAGGTAAAAGAATGAAAGTAATCCTCGTTAACGGGAGCCCCCACAAGAAAGGATGTACCTATACAGCACTGGACGAAGTGGCAAAAACGCTCTGAACTGCCACCCGCGCCCAGATGTCATGCTCCTTTTTTCTTCTTGCAAAAGATCGCAGATGGCTCTAAACCACTATAACTCTTCTTTACCCCGGGTGCAATCGATATCCTGATCACAAGAGGCAGACCGGATTGTGGTACCTGAACCGGCACGCTGCATCGGGCCAGGACCGGGAAAATTTTCCGGAAACGCGGTAGGCGGCATGGTACGAATGGTGGCGGAGAAGTGGGAAGACAGGCTGAATGCATGATCCGGCCTGACAACCTTTCCCGGAATCCTCCAAAGGTACCGCGACCCGCAGCGCGAATATTTATATTGTCAACATGCAGATATTGACTCATGCTTCTGCAGACCAATGAGAAGCAGTTTGAGTTCTGGAAGATGCGGCGCAACGGCGTGGCCAATATCCGGATCGCCGATCTCTTTGGGATCTCACGCCAGGCGGTCTCCCGGGCACTCCAGCTTATGGACGGTAAGATCGAATCAACCCTGCGGGAGATGGCGCTCGCAAACCAGATCGAGATCGAAAAAATTGATCTGGAACGGGGAGTCCTTATCGGGAAATCAATTCCCTTCCGGACTGCTGCGGTTGTCTTTATCTCCGCACGGCATGGTGTCCAGGTCTGGTACGAGCATGACGGCAACTGCGGGACCTGCCCGAGATACACCCGGTGCATCGAACTCATCTGGGATTATGCCACGGAACTCGGTATCAGGATCGAAAAGACTGCCGATCCGACAAAGATGGCAGAGGAACTCTTTGCAAAACTCTAAGGTGAACGGATGATCACACGGATTTCTGATTATATCCACGAACGGTTGGGCTGGTGCCCGAATGTACAGTTATCCCAGAATATGCCGGTGCCTCCGGTTGCAGCACCTGTCCCCATGCAGAGTGCTCCCTCCGGGGGGAGAGGAGATGCGGGATCAGATCGGGACAGCCGGCGCCGGCATCGCGGCAGGCACATGGGCCTGATCCCGGCCGGGCTCCTTATTGGCCTTGGTATCGGCCTTCTTCTCGGCCATCCCGTATCTGCCCTGTTCATCGGGCTTGGGCTTGGGTTTGTAGCAACGGCATTTGTGCGCCAGGCCGGATGCACAGGGGAAAACGGCACCCCGGCGGTACATTCCTGCGAAAGGCGCTCCTGGTGTGCGCTTATCGGTGTATTTTTTATCCTGTTTGGGATCTGTTTTGTCTGGATCCCCGGGCTCCTGTGGCCGTATCTCCTCGCCGCATTCCTGATCCTTTTGGGGATCGGCATCCTTATCCACAGTTATTTCCATAATGGCCGGTTTGTGGACCCCTGAATTCTTTTTGGTACGAAAAAAGTTCCGGATACATCCCGCAAAGGAGGAATTTTTCTCCTTTACACTGTAGATCTTCTGTGGCCCCGTTTTTGCCGGACTTTTCCCGGGGCCCGGACGAACCAAAAAAAATTATTTCACGAGAGATTTTCCCAGTGCCTCAGCTTCTTTGAGTTTTTCCGGGAATTTTTTAATATCCTTGGGCTTGATGCATTCGTTCTGCCAGATAAATCCGCCATCGACACATCCCAGGTACCCAAAGACATTTTTCACGTACGCATTAATGGGAAGAAGACCCTCGGGCGGCATGCCTCCGCAGGTGAGCGCAAGAACGATCTTTTTGCCCCGGGGAAAATCAATGGTGAAATCCGGCTTTAAGTGCGCATAGAACCGGTCGATGAACGGGTATGCCTGTGCATTGAGCCGGCCCCAGTATACGGGCGAGCCAAAGACTATGGCATCCGCGTTTGCCATCGTATTCCAGAGCTCTTCCATATCGTCATCGATGATGCAGCCATCCCCGCTCTTGCAGCTCTCGCATCCGGTGCAGGGCGAGATCTCTTTTTCCGTGAGCCGGACAAGTTCGGTTGCTGCCCCGGCCTTTTTTGCCCCTGCAAGGATGTGTTCCACCAGGGTCTGGCTGTTTGCGCCTTTTCTGGGGCTTGTTGCAATTCCTAAAACTTTCATACGGGAAGAGGTGACGTAAGGGAAAATAAAATCTTTCCTGCAATGCCGTTACCGGGGCTGATGGTTTTTAAGGACCGTTCACAGAGCAGAACGGGTCCTCGGCCGTAACGTCTCCCATAAGAGCCCGGGCCCGGACCCGGCATCCGCCACCGCAGAGGGAAAGGTACGTGCACGAGCCGCACTTCCCGCCAACTACGGCAGGCCGGGTGCGGAACCGGGCAAGCACCGGATTTTTCTCATCGTTCCAGAGAAGAGAAAACGGCCGGTCCCGGATATTTCCCACAAGAAACTCCGGCGACCGGGCAAACTGGCAGGGGTACACGTTCCCGCGTGGATCCACGTTTGCCACCCGGTCGCCGGCGCTGCATCCCCCGTTGAGCGAAGACAGGAGTTCCTTGGCCTCGGCAAGGTCCGGTGAGTTGTCGCGCTCCATGGAGTGGATCAGGTGGATGCAGTCCTGCGGGGCATCGACCGTGAGAAATTCCATCTGGTCCGGTGGGATTTCCTGCGCCGTGTGGTACAGGAGCGTAAGCGCCTGCGTGACCTCCTCTGCGCCCAGCTGGAGCCGATAATAAGCATCGCTCCCCCGCCCGCAGGGCACCAGCCAGTACAGGCAGAACCGCGATGCCCCTAGATCCTGCGAGAGCTGCACAAGGGATCCGAGTTCGGCAAGGTTCTCTTTTGTCAGCGTTACCCGCACGCCGCACCGGACCCCGGCCTTTTTGCACCGGGCAAAGGCGGCGGTGGCCCGGGCAAACGCTCCCGGCGTGTTCCTGAACCGGTCATGGGTCGCGGCAGTTGCACCGTCAAGCGAGATCCCCGCGTACTCGATCCCGCTTGCCTTGATCTTTGCTGCCACTTCATCGGTGATGAGCGTACCGTTCGTGCTGAGCGCGGTCTTGATCCCCTTATCCCGGCAGTGCCCTGCCAGCTGCCAGATATCGGGACGGACCAGCGGCTCCCCGCCGGTAAAGATGACAAGCGGGATGCCGGCCGCAGCGAGATCGTCGATGAACGCGAGCGCTTCATTTGTCGACAGTTCTCCCTGTGTCGGGCTGTCCGGGGCCGAGCGGCTGTAGCAGTGCGTGCAGGAAAGATTGCAGCGGTCGGTGAGGTTCCAGAAAACAACAGGTCTTCTCATCCCGGAAAATGCGAGGTACCGGGCCGGGACATCGCCATGCCGGTGTTTCATCACGGCACTCACCGTTCCCTTCCCGTGCAGGCACTGGGTGATCCGGTTCATGATCCCCTCCCGTTCCCGTTGATCCGTACATGGGGGACACGCTTGAACTCCTCGGTGCTAAAGAGGACAAGATAATCCGAAAGGCCGGCTGCACCGGCCAGTTTCCGGATCTCGTCTTCGACAGCTTCACGGGAGCGCCCGTGGTGAACGGTATAGAGGGAGTACTCCCACCGCCCCGGCACGGGCCGGCGCTCATAGCAGTGGGTGACCGACGGAAAGGAGGCAAGGATAGCGCCGGTCTTTTCGGCAGGTTTTTTGTCACAGCGCCAGGCCACAAGGGCATTTGCAGAGATACCGAGCTTTCGCTGGTTGATCCGGGCCCGGAACCGCCGGATCACACCGGCCGCATGAAGTTTTTGTGTTCGTGCGAGCACTTCCTCAGCCGAAAGCCCGAGACGTTTCCCGATCTCTGCAAACGGCTCGGGAACGAGCGGGAGCCCGTCTTCGAGGGCTGCAAGGATCTGTATATCGATGGGGTCCATCATGAGTCCTCCTTTTTGCCCGGCGCCAGTGGGAACCGGACATCGATCTTGATCTTTTTTACGGTGGGCAGGTCGAGGCAGTCGTCCCGGGAGAACCCGGTCCGGGTAAGGATCCCCGTAAGGATCTTTTCAAGCGCCCCCTCATTTTCTGCCGAGAGCGTAAACCAGAGCGAGTACTGGTGGTCCCGCTGGAAATTGTGCGATACTTCCGGGTACTGGTTGATCAGTTCTGCCACCCCATGGATCCTTTCCGCCGGGACCGGGAGGGCAACAAGCGTTGCAGCCGTAATGCCGAGCGCCCGGGATTCGATGATGGGCGAGATCCCGCGGATCACACCCTTCTCATACAGGTATTTGAGCCGTTCGAGCAGGAGCGGTTCCGGGATATTCAGCCGGGATGCAATAGCCGCAAAGGGCCGGGCCACGAGCGGAATGTCCTGCTGGAGTTCGTCAAGGATGTTGAGGTCGAGTGTGTCTGTTGCTGTGTTGTCGTTCATCTAGCTGCCTCCCGGTTCGTACGGGCACCACGGGTCTTCTGCACAGAGTTCTCCCGCGATCGCTGAGGGTTTTAGAAGGCCGTCGCACCAGCGGGACGAGAATGCCTCTGCCCCCCGGTAGGCCCGGGCCCGGCATCCGCCGCAGGTGGTCTTGTATTCACATCGCCCGCATTTCCCGGTGAGCCGGTTCGGGTCGCGCAGTGCGTGAAACAGGTGCGATTCGTTCCAGATCCGGTCAAAGGGAATATCCCGGACATTGCCGGCACTCACCGGCAGGTACGGGCAGGGGGTTACATCGCCGTTTGCATAGATGCGGCAGTAGCTTATCCCGGCAATGCAGCCCCGGCCCCAGTCGGGTTTTGTAACTCCGAGGTCTGCGGCAATCCTCCGGAACTGCGGAGCGCAGGTAGGACGGAGGTTTACGTTGCTGTCACAGTACTTCAGGAGTACCCGCCGGATCACATCCTCATACTCGCGGGGATTTTCCGGCCCGGTCCCCCCGGCCCTCCCGGTCGGGACGGGAAAGAAAACCTGGTAGTCCCGGACCCCGAGATTTTTGCCGAGCGCCACCACGGATTCTATGTCTCCTGCAGCCGGCCGCACCGCGGTCATGTTGATCTGCACCCCGATCCCTTCCTCTGTGCAGTTCTTGATTGCAGCAACGGCCCGCTCCCATGCGCCGCTCACCCCGCGGAACGAATCGTGCACTGCCGGATCTGCCGAATCAAGGCTGATGGCCGCAGCCCGGATCCCGGCCTCTTTGAGCCGGGCAGCCATGGGACGGTCGAGGAAGTACCCGCTTGTCCCCATCACCATCCGCAGGCCCCGGTCGGTCCCGTACCGGGCGATCGTGCAGAGATCGTCACGCATGAGGGGCTCGCCGCCCGAGAGTACAACCACCGGCGTCCCGGTGGCCCGGATCCGGTCAAGGACCCCGAGTGCCTCATCCGTGGAGAGCACGCCTGGAGCCTCTCTTGTGCCTGCATCCACGTAACAATGGGAACATTTCAGGGGGCACCTGAGGGTAAGGTTCCATGAAATTATGCGAGGTGCGCCTGACGTATCGTTCACCGGTTTCAGCCCTTTTACTAATATCCAGCCCGGTTATTTATCTGCCCTTTTTTGTCTGCTCACTTTTGGGCGAGATCGAAGCGGTCAAGGTTCATCACTTTGGCCCATGCCGCCACAAAGTCCTGTGCAAATTTTTCCTCACCGTCAGCGCTTGCGTACACCTCGGCAATGGCCCGGAGCTGGGCGTTCGCACCGAAAATGAGATCGACACGCGTGCCGGTCCATTTCGGCTCCCCCGTTTTCCGGTCGCTGCCCTCGAACACGTCAGGGTTGCCCGCTACCGGCTTCCATTCCGTGCCCATGTCAAGGAGATGAGTAAAGAAGTCATTGGTGAGCGCCCCGGGAAGGGTGGTAAAGACTCCGTGCGTTGCCTGCCCGTAGGTGGCGCCAATGACCCGCAGGCCCCCGATAAGCACCGTCATCTCCGGTGCGGAAAGGGTGAGCAGCTGCGCCTTGTCCACGAGCAGTTCTTCGGCCGATACCGCATACGGGCCTTTGAGGTAGTTGCGGAAACCGTCGGCCTTTGGCTCGAGCACGGCAAAGGAGTTCACATCGGTCTGCTCCTGCGTGGCGTCCATGCGCCCCGGCGTGAAGGGGACAGTTACCTTATGGCCGCCGTTCTTTGCTGCCTTCCAGACACCCGCACACCCGGCAAGGACAATGAGGTCAGCAAGCGAGACCTTCTTTCCTCCGGTGGCGGTCTTGTTGAACTCCTGCTGGATACCTTCGAGAACCGCAAGCACTTTACGAAGCCGGGCCGGCTCGTTTACCTCCCAGTCTTTCTGCGGCG
Proteins encoded in this window:
- a CDS encoding aldo/keto reductase translates to MLYRKMPKNGDNLSILGFGCMRLAAKADGSIDEERATKQLQYAIDHGVNYVDTAWPYHMGESEPFVGRALTGGYRRKVKIATKLPSWLIEKREDMDKFLNAQLAKLQTDHIDYYLVHALVGELWDNVEKLGVADFLDKAKADGRIKNAGFSFHGAGEDFSRIVDAYPWDFCQIQYNFLDEKNQAGTKGLEYAASKGLGVVIMEPLRGGNLTRTVPAAVQEIWNEAPVKRSPAEWALRWIWNHPAVTVVLSGMNDESHIKENLAIADTATPGSLTAAELSLVQRVEKKYRELLKVGCTGCQYCMPCPQGVNIPLCFEQYNNLYLTGNTDGEKFMYAARLGGAVGLGTPAYASLCVQCGECAEKCPQHLEIPTLLESVVKELEGPGFEERVAMARQMFKQAGQQEVKE
- a CDS encoding flavodoxin family protein; the protein is MKVLGIATSPRKGANSQTLVEHILAGAKKAGAATELVRLTEKEISPCTGCESCKSGDGCIIDDDMEELWNTMANADAIVFGSPVYWGRLNAQAYPFIDRFYAHLKPDFTIDFPRGKKIVLALTCGGMPPEGLLPINAYVKNVFGYLGCVDGGFIWQNECIKPKDIKKFPEKLKEAEALGKSLVK
- a CDS encoding radical SAM/SPASM domain-containing protein, yielding MNRITQCLHGKGTVSAVMKHRHGDVPARYLAFSGMRRPVVFWNLTDRCNLSCTHCYSRSAPDSPTQGELSTNEALAFIDDLAAAGIPLVIFTGGEPLVRPDIWQLAGHCRDKGIKTALSTNGTLITDEVAAKIKASGIEYAGISLDGATAATHDRFRNTPGAFARATAAFARCKKAGVRCGVRVTLTKENLAELGSLVQLSQDLGASRFCLYWLVPCGRGSDAYYRLQLGAEEVTQALTLLYHTAQEIPPDQMEFLTVDAPQDCIHLIHSMERDNSPDLAEAKELLSSLNGGCSAGDRVANVDPRGNVYPCQFARSPEFLVGNIRDRPFSLLWNDEKNPVLARFRTRPAVVGGKCGSCTYLSLCGGGCRVRARALMGDVTAEDPFCSVNGP
- the ahbB gene encoding siroheme decarboxylase subunit beta, giving the protein MMDPIDIQILAALEDGLPLVPEPFAEIGKRLGLSAEEVLARTQKLHAAGVIRRFRARINQRKLGISANALVAWRCDKKPAEKTGAILASFPSVTHCYERRPVPGRWEYSLYTVHHGRSREAVEDEIRKLAGAAGLSDYLVLFSTEEFKRVPHVRINGNGRGS
- a CDS encoding Lrp/AsnC family transcriptional regulator, yielding MNDNTATDTLDLNILDELQQDIPLVARPFAAIASRLNIPEPLLLERLKYLYEKGVIRGISPIIESRALGITAATLVALPVPAERIHGVAELINQYPEVSHNFQRDHQYSLWFTLSAENEGALEKILTGILTRTGFSRDDCLDLPTVKKIKIDVRFPLAPGKKEDS
- a CDS encoding radical SAM/SPASM domain-containing protein, whose translation is MNDTSGAPRIISWNLTLRCPLKCSHCYVDAGTREAPGVLSTDEALGVLDRIRATGTPVVVLSGGEPLMRDDLCTIARYGTDRGLRMVMGTSGYFLDRPMAARLKEAGIRAAAISLDSADPAVHDSFRGVSGAWERAVAAIKNCTEEGIGVQINMTAVRPAAGDIESVVALGKNLGVRDYQVFFPVPTGRAGGTGPENPREYEDVIRRVLLKYCDSNVNLRPTCAPQFRRIAADLGVTKPDWGRGCIAGISYCRIYANGDVTPCPYLPVSAGNVRDIPFDRIWNESHLFHALRDPNRLTGKCGRCEYKTTCGGCRARAYRGAEAFSSRWCDGLLKPSAIAGELCAEDPWCPYEPGGS